TTTTCAGCATAGGGTTTGATCATCTTGTTATTGTTTGGGATGTCGGCAGGGGAGAAGCAGTGAATATTATTGACAGACATCCTGATGTGATATATAGTTTATCTTTAAATCGAGATGGAAGTTTATTAGCAACAACatgcaaagataaaaaattacgtGTCTTTGAACCTAGATCAGGCATTATAGTTTCAGtaagtttataaaaatgatgaatattcatttatactCTTTACTTTGTTACATTGTTTAATACAATtgttaatttgtttaatacaattgttatttcattttttttccaaataattatcttatttgTTACTGTGTAGCTGTTTATTATGAtatcaaatttgtttttatcattataagaGTTAAAATGTAGAAtgctcatttatttttaaattatatttccaatatattttagccgatttttttaaatatatcttttttgccAAATGTAAACAATGAGATAAGcaatttcctcttttctccaatttttcatatttcgtatattgTAAATTCATCTTTAATTCAGGAAGGAGTTTGTCATGCTGGAACCAAAGCAAGTAAAGTGGTATTTCTTGGTGGATCTGGACGTTTATTAACTACCGGGTTCAGTAGGCATTCAGATAGACAATACGCAATTTGGTGTCAACATGATTTAACAGCTCCTCTTACTCGTGAAACTATAGATTCATCGAGCGGTGTTATTTTTCCGTATTTCGACAATGATACAAATATGGTGTATTTAGCAGGAAAggtaataaatgtattaagaTAGATACAACCAAGAagataatattgttttaatattaataaatatacagattggaataaagaaaagtttctttttacttattttcagGTATGACTTTCACTGTAGTAATTATTACTATAgtgaatattttgaaataaaaaatttgacatTTGTTTTCTGTAGGGTGATGGTAACATTCGGTATTATGAGGTAGTTAATGAAGTTCCATGGATGCATTATCTCAGTCAATTCATTTCTGGTAATCCACAAAGAGGGTTGGGTGTAATGCCAAAAAGAGGCATAAATACAAGTATTTGTGAGGTctttagattttataaattacatgCAACTCGAGGCATGTGTGAACCGATTTCCATGATTGTACCTCGAAAGGTAACAAGAAAAGTAAACTCAATGACATATTATGTTGTATTTTCTtgatatcgtttattaatGTAACCTATACTTACAAGTAATACACTTAacaacaatattaaatatatcaatttacatgttttagtaaaaatattctattttctagAGCGATCAATTCCAGGAAGATTTATATCCTGACACTATAGGTACCTGTCCTGCACTTTCAGCAAGAGATTGGATCAGTGGCATGAATAATCCACCAATATTAATATCACTTAAAACAggtataaaatcattttaatgtaaatttaaatggatgtttaataatcataaatattataatcattattctttttccattgttACTCCCATAGGTGGTAGTATTTCAACGCACAAGCCACGCGTATATAAACAACCGTTATTACCTCCAGCAAcagatttaaataataaaaaaaaatttgcatttTTGTCTACTGAAACTGTTCCTGATTACAGACCAGTAGAGTTACACAATATAACGGAGAAAAGTCAAAAAACATCCAGCAATCAGAGCACTAAATTTCAACAGTTACAACAGAAATTTGCCAATGTAAATTTACAAGTAAGAAAACGatcaagaatttatttttttactacttTACAAGGCCCACATTTAGTATAGTCAATTACAAGCAGAGCTATTTTTtacagaataatataataacaacatCATTAAGCAACAATAAAGTTATCGAAACTATTGACGTCCCTAACAACGAGGCAGAACTTAGATTGGCATATGTACGTCAAGCAGATGAATTGCGATTGATGCGTCGTCAGCTTGCTAACAGTCAACTTCGTATAAAGGAATTAGAAGAACAAGTGCGGAGATTACAACATTAGTAACGCTTGGTAATGCCTTTTAATCGAAAAACTTCGTCAGTATCCTTTATATAgactttttatacattttatgcaAATTGTGAAACCAAATAGTCTGCTATATTCGTGCTTTAAGAACAAAATAATCTTAAATGTTTATGACAGTGAGATGAAATTGCATGCATAagttctttttgtttacaaatttgtattgcatatataaaatatgtggATATCAAGTACAttattataaagatttatGCAAATTgcgtataaaattaatgaattttcaacattttttttaaacatttttccaaTTCGCACATAAAGTTATATCAAGTTTCaaatgtacaaatataaaattagaagttcaaagtagtatatatatatataaatttaaaaaaattaaaaaacaatataatattcatataatctTGCTACTTTTTTACTTGTGCATTATATAAGACAGATAAATAACATAAAGagagtaaatataaatacacatatacatgtcaCGTATGCTCTACAATAAAATGTTCTTAATACTTGTTGTATTActcgttataataaaataatatgccAAAGAAGTTTAAGATTATAcctttattagaa
This genomic stretch from Vespula vulgaris chromosome 21, iyVesVulg1.1, whole genome shotgun sequence harbors:
- the LOC127071385 gene encoding coronin-2B-like isoform X2, producing the protein MSESWFRGVRSSKFRHVYGIPAKREKCYDNIKITKNAHDSQFCAVNPKFLAIVTEVAGGGAFLVLPLDRTGRLDFNASRVTGHTGPVLDIKWNPFNDNIIASCSDDCTIKLWHIPDGGLSRNLSEWLIELQGHKRRVSYIDWHPVAENILFSIGFDHLVIVWDVGRGEAVNIIDRHPDVIYSLSLNRDGSLLATTCKDKKLRVFEPRSGIIVSEGVCHAGTKASKVVFLGGSGRLLTTGFSRHSDRQYAIWCQHDLTAPLTRETIDSSSGVIFPYFDNDTNMVYLAGKGDGNIRYYEVVNEVPWMHYLSQFISGNPQRGLGVMPKRGINTSICEVFRFYKLHATRGMCEPISMIVPRKSDQFQEDLYPDTIGTCPALSARDWISGMNNPPILISLKTGGSISTHKPRVYKQPLLPPATDLNNKKKFAFLSTETVPDYRPVELHNITEKSQKTSSNQSTKFQQLQQKFANVNLQNNIITTSLSNNKVIETIDVPNNEAELRLAYVRQADELRLMRRQLANSQLRIKELEEQVRRLQH
- the LOC127071385 gene encoding coronin-2B-like isoform X1, with product MRRSNEILNEKLNLEDTDSALNNMVDVRACYKPNGKSWFRGVRSSKFRHVYGIPAKREKCYDNIKITKNAHDSQFCAVNPKFLAIVTEVAGGGAFLVLPLDRTGRLDFNASRVTGHTGPVLDIKWNPFNDNIIASCSDDCTIKLWHIPDGGLSRNLSEWLIELQGHKRRVSYIDWHPVAENILFSIGFDHLVIVWDVGRGEAVNIIDRHPDVIYSLSLNRDGSLLATTCKDKKLRVFEPRSGIIVSEGVCHAGTKASKVVFLGGSGRLLTTGFSRHSDRQYAIWCQHDLTAPLTRETIDSSSGVIFPYFDNDTNMVYLAGKGDGNIRYYEVVNEVPWMHYLSQFISGNPQRGLGVMPKRGINTSICEVFRFYKLHATRGMCEPISMIVPRKSDQFQEDLYPDTIGTCPALSARDWISGMNNPPILISLKTGGSISTHKPRVYKQPLLPPATDLNNKKKFAFLSTETVPDYRPVELHNITEKSQKTSSNQSTKFQQLQQKFANVNLQNNIITTSLSNNKVIETIDVPNNEAELRLAYVRQADELRLMRRQLANSQLRIKELEEQVRRLQH